From one Luteipulveratus mongoliensis genomic stretch:
- a CDS encoding ABC transporter substrate-binding protein, whose product MPRLPHLHLPTDSAAVSRRAFTLGAAGLAAGLLAACSDSADSAESPSGAGKGAGSGEWKPVRVKHKFGETTVAKRPVRIVSAGYTEHDFLLALGITPIAVTDWYGDQPYATWPWAQAKLGGAKPTVLKLDDGFQFVEIAKLKPDLIIACNAGLEQPAYTKLSKIAPTIAQTGKGTDFFEPWTHMMELIGASVGMPAEAKKIREGVAATFAAAAKAHPELAKKKAIFLQNAVSDGNLIAYQDGLSTEFLTDLGLVVPDAINSYIKEGEQAYIPVEKISVLNAADILVWGTEKDADRTALEKVPGFQNLTAVKNKRSVYTGGELAGAIYFSSPLSLPYVVDKLVPMLAAVAK is encoded by the coding sequence GTGCCCCGTCTTCCTCATCTTCATCTGCCGACCGACTCTGCGGCCGTCAGCCGCCGTGCGTTCACCCTCGGCGCGGCTGGTCTCGCGGCCGGCCTGCTCGCGGCGTGCAGCGACAGTGCGGACTCCGCCGAGTCTCCGTCCGGCGCGGGCAAGGGCGCCGGCTCCGGCGAGTGGAAGCCGGTTCGGGTGAAGCACAAGTTCGGCGAGACGACGGTCGCCAAGCGGCCCGTACGCATCGTGTCGGCGGGCTACACCGAGCACGACTTCCTGCTGGCGCTCGGGATCACGCCCATCGCGGTCACCGACTGGTACGGCGACCAGCCCTATGCCACCTGGCCGTGGGCGCAGGCCAAGCTCGGCGGCGCCAAGCCCACCGTGCTCAAGCTGGACGACGGCTTCCAGTTCGTCGAGATCGCCAAGCTCAAGCCCGACCTGATCATCGCCTGCAACGCAGGTCTGGAGCAGCCCGCCTACACCAAGCTCAGCAAGATCGCGCCGACCATCGCGCAGACCGGCAAAGGCACCGACTTCTTCGAGCCCTGGACGCACATGATGGAGCTGATCGGCGCGTCCGTCGGGATGCCCGCGGAGGCCAAGAAGATCCGTGAGGGCGTGGCCGCCACGTTCGCCGCCGCTGCCAAGGCCCACCCCGAGCTGGCCAAGAAGAAGGCGATCTTCCTGCAGAACGCGGTCTCCGACGGCAACCTCATCGCCTACCAGGACGGCCTGAGCACCGAGTTCCTCACCGACCTCGGGCTGGTCGTCCCGGACGCCATCAACTCCTACATCAAGGAGGGCGAGCAGGCGTACATCCCGGTCGAGAAGATCTCGGTGCTCAACGCCGCGGACATCCTCGTGTGGGGCACCGAGAAGGACGCGGACAGAACCGCGCTGGAGAAGGTGCCGGGCTTCCAGAACCTGACCGCCGTCAAGAACAAGCGCTCGGTCTACACAGGCGGCGAGCTGGCTGGCGCGATCTACTTCAGCTCGCCGCTGAGCCTGCCGTACGTCGTCGACAAGCTGGTCCCGATGCTCGCCGCCGTCGCGAAGTAG
- a CDS encoding FecCD family ABC transporter permease — translation MSETTLTRPPVAERRQAGRSAPATLVVALAAVGVATILSLGVGSNMISPVDVVHGLLGQGTEATDVVRGVRLPRTALSILVGAALGMAGAVMQSVTRNPLADPGILGVNAGASAAVVSAISFFGLTQPGEYVWFALIGAGFASVAVYLLGSGRRSAATPVRMALGGTAVSAALGSYVTGVMLIDPEAYYHFRYWEVGSLTGRDLSIVGDVVWFLIGGLALGLLLARSLNALALGEDTGRALGANIGRIRLLSVVTVMLLCGAATAAAGPIGFVGLAVPHLARMLVGVDHRWSLPLSMVLGVLLLESADIVGRLVLWPSETGAGIVTAVVGAPFLILLVRRRKVGRL, via the coding sequence GTGTCCGAGACCACCCTGACGCGACCCCCGGTCGCCGAGCGTCGACAGGCCGGCCGCTCAGCGCCTGCGACCCTCGTCGTGGCTCTCGCGGCGGTGGGAGTCGCCACGATTCTCAGCCTGGGAGTCGGCTCCAACATGATCTCGCCGGTCGATGTGGTGCACGGCCTGCTCGGTCAGGGCACCGAGGCGACCGACGTCGTACGCGGGGTGCGCCTGCCGCGGACCGCGCTCTCGATCCTCGTCGGCGCGGCTCTCGGCATGGCCGGTGCCGTCATGCAGTCGGTCACCCGCAACCCGCTCGCCGACCCCGGCATCCTCGGGGTCAACGCCGGCGCCTCCGCCGCGGTCGTGTCGGCGATCAGCTTCTTCGGTCTGACGCAGCCGGGTGAGTACGTCTGGTTCGCGCTGATCGGTGCTGGCTTCGCGTCGGTCGCGGTCTACCTGCTCGGCTCGGGCCGACGCAGCGCGGCGACACCGGTCCGGATGGCACTCGGCGGCACGGCGGTCAGCGCGGCGCTCGGCTCGTACGTCACCGGCGTGATGCTCATCGATCCCGAGGCGTACTACCACTTCCGCTACTGGGAGGTCGGCTCGCTCACGGGGCGTGATCTGTCCATCGTCGGGGACGTCGTCTGGTTCCTCATCGGCGGACTCGCCCTGGGCCTGCTGCTGGCGCGGTCGTTGAACGCGCTCGCCCTCGGCGAGGACACCGGGCGCGCGCTGGGCGCCAACATCGGCCGCATCCGCCTGCTGAGCGTCGTCACCGTCATGCTGCTGTGCGGTGCTGCGACTGCCGCGGCAGGGCCGATTGGCTTCGTCGGTCTCGCCGTGCCGCACCTGGCACGCATGCTGGTCGGTGTCGACCACCGGTGGTCGCTCCCGCTGTCGATGGTGCTGGGTGTGCTGCTGCTGGAGAGCGCAGACATCGTCGGCCGCCTCGTGCTCTGGCCCTCGGAGACCGGCGCCGGCATCGTCACCGCGGTCGTCGGCGCACCGTTCCTGATCCTGCTTGTCCGTCGACGCAAGGTGGGCCGGCTGTGA
- a CDS encoding FecCD family ABC transporter permease codes for MSPTAPLTRPPSTVRIGSSIRLRTDRRAVVVCVALAALCVVAAFVTLGTGSLPVSPMEVLRTVVGRGAAGNDFVVMDIGLPRACNALLVGAALGVAGALIQALTRNPLGSPDVVGFDSGAATGALIGLLILNVGPSGVSTLAVVGGLATAAAVYFFSAGGSGNGYRLILVGIGVGATLTAVNSYLLTRSRSYDSLVAARWLAGSLNDSTWRDVTVIGIGLVLLLPCGVALSRQLRIFQLGEETAAALGVRVGRLHIAVLAVSVGLAALAISTAGPVSFVALVAPQLVARVTRGAAPQVVSSALMGALLLTVSDFVAQRAFGSTDLPVGVVTGGVGGVYLVWLLSREWRKVSA; via the coding sequence GTGAGTCCGACCGCTCCCCTCACCCGGCCGCCGTCCACCGTCCGCATCGGGTCATCGATCAGGTTGCGGACCGACCGCCGCGCTGTCGTCGTGTGCGTCGCGTTGGCCGCGCTCTGTGTCGTCGCGGCGTTCGTCACCCTCGGCACGGGCAGCCTGCCCGTCTCACCGATGGAGGTGCTGCGGACCGTCGTCGGTCGCGGCGCAGCGGGCAACGACTTCGTGGTCATGGATATCGGGCTCCCGCGGGCCTGCAACGCGCTCCTGGTGGGCGCCGCGCTCGGCGTGGCCGGCGCGCTGATCCAGGCACTCACCCGCAACCCGCTGGGCAGTCCGGACGTGGTGGGCTTCGACTCCGGCGCCGCCACGGGTGCCCTCATCGGCCTGCTGATCCTGAACGTCGGCCCGTCCGGCGTCTCGACGCTCGCTGTCGTCGGCGGTCTCGCCACCGCGGCGGCGGTCTACTTCTTCTCCGCCGGCGGCAGCGGCAACGGCTACCGCCTCATCCTCGTCGGCATCGGCGTCGGCGCCACCCTGACGGCAGTCAACTCCTACCTGCTGACCCGCAGCCGGTCGTACGACTCGCTGGTCGCCGCGCGATGGCTCGCCGGCAGCCTCAACGACTCGACCTGGCGGGACGTCACGGTCATCGGCATCGGTCTCGTCCTGCTGCTGCCGTGCGGTGTCGCCCTCTCCCGCCAGCTGCGGATCTTCCAGCTCGGCGAGGAAACGGCAGCTGCGCTGGGCGTACGTGTCGGTCGCCTGCACATCGCGGTGCTGGCGGTGTCGGTCGGTCTCGCCGCGCTGGCCATCTCGACGGCAGGTCCGGTCTCGTTCGTCGCCCTCGTGGCACCGCAGCTGGTCGCGCGAGTGACCCGCGGTGCTGCGCCTCAGGTGGTCTCGTCGGCGCTGATGGGCGCACTCCTGCTGACCGTCAGCGACTTCGTCGCGCAGCGCGCGTTCGGGTCGACCGACCTGCCGGTCGGCGTCGTCACTGGCGGCGTCGGCGGCGTCTACCTCGTGTGGCTGCTCAGCCGTGAGTGGAGAAAGGTGTCCGCATGA